In Rahnella variigena, one DNA window encodes the following:
- a CDS encoding GNAT family N-acetyltransferase, with the protein MEIIEADKQHIPAMQKIYAWHVLHGTASFETQPPDEHEMALRLKKIQEAGLLWLVVLHEGEVKGYCYLGRYRERFAYRYTLEDSIYIDPGFQKRGAGKALLRRAIDWAEMHGFRQLVGNIGDSENMASINLHLAAGFQVKGTMHSVGFKHGRWLDTVFMQRALGDGNQTLPAQES; encoded by the coding sequence ATGGAAATTATTGAAGCAGATAAACAACATATCCCTGCCATGCAGAAAATTTATGCCTGGCATGTTTTACATGGGACGGCCTCGTTCGAAACTCAGCCGCCTGATGAACATGAAATGGCGCTGCGCCTGAAAAAAATTCAGGAAGCCGGTTTGCTGTGGCTGGTGGTTTTGCATGAGGGGGAAGTGAAAGGGTACTGCTATCTGGGCCGCTATCGCGAGCGTTTTGCTTACCGCTATACGCTGGAGGATTCGATTTATATCGATCCCGGTTTTCAGAAACGTGGTGCGGGTAAAGCGTTACTTCGCCGGGCGATTGACTGGGCGGAAATGCACGGTTTTCGCCAGCTGGTGGGGAATATTGGCGACAGCGAAAACATGGCGTCGATTAATCTGCACCTCGCTGCTGGTTTTCAGGTGAAAGGCACCATGCATTCTGTCGGTTTCAAGCATGGTCGCTGGCTGGATACGGTGTTTATGCAACGTGCGCTGGGTGACGGGAATCAGACCTTGCCTGCGCAGGAGAGCTGA
- a CDS encoding DUF3761 domain-containing protein: MRLLGSLLFAVSLLLNPAIAKQHTQSSSTDNELIEQGDYTNSDGQEIHRPAHTKSGNAPDGASAQCRDGTYSFSAHRRGTCSRHGGVAEWLN, encoded by the coding sequence ATGCGCTTACTGGGATCTTTGCTATTTGCAGTCAGTCTTTTATTAAACCCGGCAATTGCCAAACAGCACACGCAATCTTCCTCAACCGATAATGAGCTTATCGAGCAAGGAGATTATACCAATTCAGACGGGCAGGAAATTCACCGGCCGGCGCATACAAAGTCGGGTAATGCTCCTGATGGCGCATCGGCTCAGTGCAGAGACGGAACCTACAGTTTCAGTGCTCATCGTCGAGGAACGTGCTCGCGACATGGTGGTGTGGCGGAATGGCTTAACTAA
- a CDS encoding LysR family transcriptional regulator, whose product MPSLNLDHLTTFKLVASRKSFSGAADALGLSQPAVSLQIRQLEQTLQARLVERTGRGIRLTAAGQTLLSHIGPVEQAVSAAMLSVAATTQEVSGTVTLGTGATACIHLLPPLLEQLRTEHPLLTVRVRTGNTQEILQAVEDNRVDIGLVTMPAAGRNLHVSPVTQDDFKVIMKKDDNATDRSMTAAELQTLPLIVSEYGSGTRALIDGWFQAEGIAVQPVMELGNIEAIKKMVQAGLGYSIVPGMSVANPQDRMGLSVMALQPVLRRPQGIVMRQDKTLTKGMAELLKLIGG is encoded by the coding sequence ATGCCCAGCCTTAATCTTGATCACCTGACCACATTCAAACTGGTCGCCAGCCGGAAAAGCTTTTCCGGTGCTGCTGACGCGCTCGGGCTTTCGCAACCCGCCGTCAGCCTGCAAATCCGCCAGCTAGAACAAACTCTGCAGGCGCGTCTGGTTGAGCGCACGGGCAGGGGGATCCGCCTGACAGCCGCCGGGCAAACATTATTGTCACATATCGGGCCGGTCGAACAGGCCGTGAGTGCCGCGATGCTTTCGGTGGCGGCAACCACACAGGAAGTCAGCGGAACGGTAACTCTTGGAACGGGCGCAACGGCATGTATCCATCTGCTGCCGCCGCTTTTAGAGCAACTGCGCACTGAGCATCCGTTGTTAACCGTGCGCGTCAGAACGGGAAATACGCAGGAAATTTTGCAGGCGGTGGAAGATAACCGCGTTGATATTGGCCTCGTCACGATGCCTGCGGCGGGTCGTAATCTGCATGTCAGCCCGGTCACCCAGGATGATTTCAAAGTCATCATGAAAAAGGATGACAATGCAACGGACAGAAGCATGACGGCGGCAGAGCTTCAGACACTACCATTGATCGTTTCTGAATACGGCAGCGGAACCCGCGCATTAATCGACGGCTGGTTTCAGGCAGAAGGGATTGCCGTGCAGCCAGTGATGGAGCTTGGCAACATCGAGGCGATTAAAAAAATGGTGCAGGCTGGCCTTGGCTACAGCATCGTGCCCGGAATGTCGGTGGCCAACCCGCAGGACAGGATGGGGTTGAGTGTGATGGCATTGCAGCCGGTTCTCCGCCGGCCGCAGGGGATTGTGATGCGACAGGATAAGACGCTGACGAAAGGCATGGCGGAGTTGCTGAAGTTAATCGGGGGATGA
- the nlpA gene encoding lipoprotein NlpA: protein MKLTFPHLRTGAVVLLAGLLLAGCDQKSGDAKHIKVGVINGAEQDVAEVAKKVAKDKYGLDVELVGFSGSLLPNDATEHGDLDANVFQHRPFLDQDNKAHGYHLVAVGNTFVFPMAGYSKKIKTVDQLKDGATVAIPNDPTNLGRALLLLQKEKLITLKDGKGLLPTTLDITENPHHLNIMELEGAQLPRVLDDPKVDVAIISTTYIQQTGLSPVHDSVFIEDKNSPYVNLLVSRPDNKDAENVQEFLKSYQSPEVAKAAEKIFNGGAVPGW from the coding sequence GTGAAACTGACGTTCCCTCATTTACGTACTGGTGCTGTGGTTTTGCTGGCGGGATTACTGCTGGCGGGCTGTGATCAAAAAAGCGGTGATGCTAAACATATCAAAGTTGGCGTGATTAACGGCGCCGAGCAGGATGTGGCGGAAGTCGCGAAAAAAGTCGCCAAAGACAAATACGGTCTGGACGTAGAACTGGTTGGTTTCAGCGGCTCATTACTGCCGAATGACGCAACCGAACACGGCGACCTGGATGCCAACGTGTTCCAGCACCGTCCGTTCCTCGATCAGGATAACAAAGCTCATGGCTATCATCTGGTGGCGGTCGGCAACACCTTTGTGTTCCCGATGGCGGGTTACTCGAAAAAGATTAAAACCGTTGATCAGCTTAAAGACGGCGCCACCGTGGCGATCCCCAACGATCCGACCAACTTAGGCCGCGCGCTTCTGCTGCTGCAAAAAGAGAAACTGATCACCCTGAAAGACGGCAAAGGCCTGTTGCCGACGACGCTGGATATCACTGAAAACCCGCATCACCTGAACATTATGGAACTGGAAGGCGCGCAACTGCCGCGCGTGCTCGACGACCCGAAAGTCGATGTTGCCATTATCAGTACCACCTATATCCAGCAAACCGGATTATCGCCGGTGCATGACAGCGTATTTATCGAAGATAAAAATTCGCCGTACGTGAATCTTCTGGTTTCACGCCCGGACAATAAAGATGCGGAAAACGTGCAGGAGTTTCTGAAATCGTATCAGTCTCCTGAAGTGGCGAAGGCAGCCGAGAAAATCTTTAACGGCGGGGCGGTTCCGGGCTGGTGA